A region of the Channa argus isolate prfri chromosome 14, Channa argus male v1.0, whole genome shotgun sequence genome:
AATTGATGGACAGCATGTTGGTAAAAAGAGGATTAGGATTGTAGTCTGGGAAAGGACAGATGTTTTGAGCGACTGAGGCCAGATGAGCTGCGTCCTCAGCAGGACATTGCATGTTCCCCATCTTGAATTTGTCAGTTGCTGGAGATTTGACCAAGAACAGTTTCTGCAATAGAGACTCATCTCCATGAACATCTTTAATAAAGTCAGTGGATTCATGACATCAAATGTTGGATTAATTATTACTGCTTCTTCCAGTATTTGACTAGTAGTGTTTGATCTGTTCTTTATGTTGCAACAGCATATTgactcacacacagtcactgacTGGACATGaccaaaaaaagaacacaaacccTCTCCAGCAGAAAGCAAAACTGATAAGATTAGCAGACAAATATGTTTGTCTATAAATGTGAGAAGATACAGTAGGTAGGGTTTTATTAAGCCCTTCTcaaaatttgcatttacagtaaaaaatagtaaaattcaGTCAGACATTAACATGTAATACAGCAGTATGCATGCGTAGTACATAGAAAGTACAAATCTTAACGCAGTGGCTTTTATaattaccttttattttttctgtctacATTTATCAATTAGTAAAGAAATATTACTTAAATCATATTGGTTTGCGTCTTACTATGAAACTATGGAGCCTTGGTCCTTTAAACCAACCACCAAAATTATATTTACCACAGATAAAATAGCGTAGTCAGAAAGAACGAGGTGCACTATTAAACTATTGgctttaatattttcaaaagaTTGTAGTACAATAAGTAATCATTAGAATAAAGACAATGCtatctttttctttcaattaattaatttgtgtaCTTGTTCTGAAAAAGCAAAGAACATATGATCTTAGCGATCAGGTCAGGTCATTATTAAGTAATACAATTATTATGCATCATGATTCAAGTTAGTCAATATGTCATTTTATtccacaaataataataataaacagaaattaacCATACATTAGTTTCTAAATATATACTTCTCAATGCATAATGTTCCAACAACAGTTGGATAAACCTGCATAAACAGCCCAAAATGACATATGCGGGGGAGGGCATCAAAGGAACTGTGTGATATCATTTTTTCATCAAAGGAACTATGTGATGCCATTTTGGTTGGAAGTTCAGTTTACCTTTGAAGTTTAGTATCTTTGAAGAGTACATCATAGTTGGAAGTTGGTCTGTCTTTGGTCATTGTTTTGGATTCTTTGGTCCATCTGTCTTGCTTCAAATGAACGATGCCCTGGACTGCAACAAAATGGCTAACATCAAAATATTCAGCGGAAGCTCACATCCGGACTTGTCTCAGAAAATAGCAGATTGTCTAGGTCTGGAGCTGGGAAAGGTTGTTACGGAGAAATTTAGCAACCAAGAAACACGTGTTGAGATAGGGGAGAGTGTACGTGGAGAAGATGTCTACATTGTGCAGAGTGGCTGTGGAAAAATCAATGACAATTTGATGGAGCTGCTGTTTATGATCAACGCCTGTAAGATTGCCTCTGCCTCTAGGGTCACGGCTGTTATCCCTTGCTTTCCATATGCCCGGCAGGACAAGAAGGACAAGAGTCGTGCACCTATCTCTGCCAATTTGGTGGCCAACATGTTGTCTGTGTCAGGCGTTGACCATATCATCAGTATAGATTTGCACTCCTCACAGATACAGGGATTTTTAGATATCCCTGTGGATAACCTATATGCAGAGCCAGCTGTGCTGAAATGGATCAAAGAGAACATCCCTGAGTGGAAAAACTGTATCATTGTTTCACCTGATGCAGGAGGAGCCAAGAGGGTCACCTCAATAGCAGACAGGTTGAATGTGGACTTTGCTCTTATCCACAAGGAGAGGAAAAAGGCTAATGAGGTGGACCACATGGTTCTTGTTGGAGATGTGACTGATCGGGTGTCCATTCTAGTGGATGACATGGCTGACACTTGTGGCACAATCTGCCATGCCGCTGAAAAACTTATTTCTGCTGGTGCCACCAAGGTATATGCCATCCTAACACATGGCATCTTCTCTGGTTCAGCTATCTCACGCATTAACAATGCCTGCTTTGAAGCTGTGGTGGTCACCAACACAATCCCTCAAGATGAGAAAATGAAGGACTGTTCTAAAATACAGGTTATTGACATTTCCATGATCCTTGCAGAGACCATTCGTAGAACTCACAATGGCGAGTCTGTGTCATATTTGTTCAGCCATGTCCCCTTGTAACAAACGGTGTGTACTTACACACCATTTGTGTGCTTTTTCACcaaaaaagagaagagcaaaTTTACTAACCTGAACACAACCATTAGACAGATGTCCTGCTAACTAacatagataaaaaaaattgtcatgTCTAATCAGCCTTAAAACTAGACGATCACATTATAGATTCATAAGAAAGTAGTTCACACTGGCAAAGTTGATCCAGAGGTTGTATCACACGCTGGGGAGGGTGACATCATATGCACTAACGTCTCAGCTTCCACTCTTATCaacttgttttcttctgtttctttttttcttcagtcaacttacataaacaaattatACCTTAAAACGTAGGTATTTCTTTCAGGAAGTGTAACTCTCATGGTGACAGGACTTTAGGTTCTTTCTGCAAGTGGCCAGAAGCAGAAAGCAAtgtgaaactcccattggagcctaTTGTATCTGAAGGGCCAGAAATTCTCAAATAACAAACgggctgttttcaaattgcCATCATGGGTTCAATTTATTGAGTGTATCCAAATTAAGTATATTACCGTGTTCGGTGAAGCCTTCTGCCACtcacaaattttaaatgttttcgataggactaataccttttcacattttgcacatttagtgaagcaaagtctgagcagttcACAGCCTGTCTTCAGCAATCTTAGTGAGGCAGCAGGCTGGCAGCAGTTGTTATagcaacaaacacagctgaattaggtcatgtgatcagcctcagagctgcgAGACCCCTTAATGATACACAGTGGATGCACACAGCAATGTAGATTTGTGCCatttctgactgactgattaaCTGTGTTATTATAGGGACTCCTACTCCATCCATGCAGGCTGTTTATCAAGACGGCCATTTACTCTCCTGGCAGAACAGGTCAACATTTGTTACTTCAGGTCTACAGTCACTGAGAGGAAAGGAAGTTAATGCAACACTCTGCTGTACATAGTGgttgtaaaataaaaggtaaatgtaGCATGTCTTGACATTGCCGACCTACAGGAAAcagacttcaaaataaaatcctttttcatacttatttcacatctttagcatttaaatggtcTATCTACAgtgaaaacatacacaaaaccacacatacacacccagaccggaaacacacttttaaaataaaagcattttgacactttttctatttgtttagCATTTCCAtggtgaaatgtgtttgtggttttagtcTACCTGAATCAATAGGTCCAGATTCTAACTTAAGCTTAAGCACAGATTTCTGATGTAatgcatatttacatttcaaataaatagcttaacattgtttttaactGACACCATTTAAACTGTGAAATAAGTTTGAAATGACATCTAGCTACAGTAAAAAGCACAGGTTCCACCAGAAACACTTCACTGGCCTGCAGGAAgcatactttttaaataaaagcattttgttacttgttttaattttttgcatttaaatggtaaaaacagTTTGTGGTGAACTCTAGCTTTATAATATTAACTTCCCTTTAAATatcttattttttaatgtggaCTTCTTGGTCAAGTtacttcttcctttgtttcaaCTTTTAGTGtcaattttttactttgttgtttcTACTTTTGTTAGTTCAActtttactgtaactgttttttgttttccttctcctcttttttgtCATCTTGTGTCTTCTTTTGTCCATATTTAGCTCCCATCTTTTGCGTCTGCTCAATATTTACCCGTTTGCCTCCTCTGCAGTTTTGAACATGGAAACTTGTCaactctcagcagcttctgagtgATCAACGTCTCTCCTGAggcttaacagctctcccacttaATTTATtaggaaattgccttttctagttattattattcttcTGATTTATGTCCTCCGTACATTTTTGGGACTTAACTACTTTGGCCTACATTAATTTAAAGACACTGTTCAAACCTTAAAATGTTCAACTTATTAAGGACGTGCTCTTCCGTTCagctttttaatcttttataattttgaaaaatattgagATTATTTTAAGCAATTTTTTCTCATTCCAATGAATGGACACTTCTCAGCTTCTATTCAgctttgtcctttcagctttaactagtcGGGCATACTTCAGCCTAAAAAGACCGTTCAAACTTTCAGCAATTAGCTTTGTATTCaactttttaatatcttttatgttttttgaataatcgcagttttaatTTTGGGTATTTTTTGGTAAATATTTAACTTATCCAGTAGTGTAGAATGTTGGcccagctagagtgggtgacatcgaACGCATTCTCAGCTTCAACCTTTATCAacttgttttattctttaactTTCATCTTAGacatttacacttacatttaaTCGTTTAGCacacacttttatccaaagcaacttacaagtgaggtacaaggcaagcaaaaatcttaggtcaaggagaaaacatcaaagcaaagtcctatgaGAAGTGTTTGTTTcgtgagatgcaagtgcaagaaggagcagaaagtatttttttaaataaagtgtgtaggaaagtgaagaaaagttctgttttcagcagtttttttgaatattgggaatGTGActatgcagagtttggtagcttgttccaccatcatgggatcactgagctgaagagttttgcttgatgtcttCTGTTCGGTGCTGGAACCACCAGACATCACTCATTGGCAGAGCGCAGAGGACTGTAAGGATTATAGACCTGAATGTGGGAATTGAGgcaagcaggagctgttgagttggcAACAACTCTTTACTCaaattattcattaaaacataggtatttttgtgttctttcagaaATAGTAACTCTTATAGTTAGAAGACTTTCTCTCTATAGTTAGAAGAGTTCTCTCAGTGTTTGTCCAAAAGTGGAGAGAGTGCCATCTGAACCTCACTAGAGTTTTTTTTCATACTGTTGTAATTTTATGTATCTCAATGCATAATGTCCCCGCGAGTTGCACaatgataattaaataaaagttttggaaaaaaatcctGGGGACAGACATCAAAGGAATAATGTGACGTCATTTTCACTAAAGGAACCATGTGACATCATTTGGCTTTGAAGTTcagtttgcctttgaagtttggtAGTACATCATTAAGTTTGTCAGTCTTTGGTCATTGTTTTGGATTCTTTGGTCCATCAGTCTTGCTTCAACTGAACGATGCCCTGGTCCGCAACAAAATGGctaatatcaaaatatttagCGGTAGCTCACATCCGGACTTGTCTCAGAAAATAGCAGATTGTCTGGATCTGGAGCTGGGAAAGGTAGTTACGGAGAAATTTAGCAACCAAGAAACACGCGTTGAGATAGGGGAAAGTGTACGTGGAGAAGATGTCTACATTGTGCAGAGTGGTTGTGGAGAAATCAATGACAATTTGATGGAGCTGCTGATCATGATCCACGCCTGTAAAATTGCCTCGGCCTCTAGGGTTACGGCAGTTATCCCCTGCTTTCCATATGCCCGGCAGGACAAGAAGGACAAGAGTCGTGCACCCATCTCTGCCAAGTTGGTCGCCAACATGTTGTCTGTGTCAGGAGTTGACCAGATTATTACTATGGACCTGCACTCCTCACAGATACAGGGATTCTTTGATATCCCTGTGGATAACCTATATGCAGAGCCAGCTGTGCTGAAATGGATCAAAGAGAACATCCCTGAGTGGAAAAACTGTATCATTGTTTCACCTGATGCAGGAGGAGCCAAGAGGGTCACCTCAATAGCAGACAGGTTGAATGTGGACTTTGCTCTTATCCACAAGGAGAGGAAAAAGGCTAATGAGGTGGACCACATGGTTCTTGTTGGAGATGTGACTGATCGGGTGTCCATTCTAGTGGATGACATTGGTGACACTTGTGGCACAATCTGCCATGCCGCTGAAAAACTTATTTCTGCTGGTGCCACCAAGGTATATGCCATCCTAACACATGGCATCTTCTCTGGTTCAGCTATCTCACGCATTAACAATGCCTGCTTTGAAGCTGTGGTGGTCACCAACACAATCCCTCAAGATGAGAAAATGAAGGACTGTCCTAAAATACAGGTTATTGACATTTCCACAATCCTTGCAGAAACCATTCGTAGAACTCACAATGGCGAGTCTGTGTCATATTTGTTCAGCCATGTCCCCTTGTAACAAACGGTGTGTACTTACCATCAACTGTGTGCTTTtcaccaaataaaaaaagagcaaactCCCCAACCCAAACAAAACCATTAGCACAGATGCCCTGCTACCTAACCATAGAGAAAAAAGATTGTCATGTCTAATCAGCCTTAAAACTAGAAGAACATAACATACAAAGGGCCTACCTAAACAGGTGGATTAGGGTTTCCCCCTGCAAGAAGGGCTATGAGTGGGTTTAGACAGGGTCCTCCAGTTCCCTCCCACatattatgtaataataataatagtacaaaaaaaaattaattactaGAAAAAACAgttccaaaaaaaaatgcattgtaaAGATTTTggcgctgaaaggattttccaagaaAATCGGAAAAAGCTAAAAAGTATTTGCTTaaagagctgaaatgtttgtttttggtgaaaGCTGAACTAAAgctaaactatttaaaaatagctgaaagttttgcCTTTGCGAAAATAGCTGAAACGTTAActataaaactgaaacaaaattgaaaaaagtagaaaataagcaCAATTGAAGGTTAACTGTTTTACCATGAGTAGACGTAACATGAAATAGCATAAAAACCCTGGAAACTAGAAATGTAATAACTGAGTGCAAAGTTTAAGTCAATAAAGCATTCATAGTAGATAATAACtggaaaaagcatttccaaaaagaaaatgcactgtgaatgtttcagtgctgaaaggattttccaatcaatactgaaaaaaacagtttttgctgaaatagctgaaaaaaccctataaaaatataaatgccaTGAAGGTGTGCAGAGCGTGGAAAGTGCATAAATGAGGATATATGACATGTAAGAGTAAAAGACACTGGATTTCTAAAAAGCTGTTACAAGGCCATAATTATCACCAAATCAATAAAAAGGTcagaacattttacaaaaacgCCTGAAGAGGACACAAGACGTAAAACAAGATATAAAAAACTTAGCATTCAGATTATGCTGGTATTCCATCTGTTTTTGTCTTGGGCTTTTTCCTGCTTGTGCTTGTTTGATAGTTTCCATAGAGATGAAAGAGACGGACAACAGACATTTATATACAGGCACGTGTCAGAAAAGAGTCAAAACTTTGCCTAAGAAAcagtgcaataaataaaaaattacaagaAATACCGAAAAATAATGTTCACCCTGAGTGGGAGAAGACTTCAACTAACACAGTGATATACTTTATGTGAAGAAATTCCCAAAAATGAGGTCAGGGCCGCAGGTTTTAAACAGCCTTCATCTGGGTTTGCTCAGCAAAAGGGGAGTTGAGTGGCCAAATTTCCAAAAACTGCCTAAAACGAAAACTCCCTCTATGAAAGGGTACGAGTGGGTTTAGTCTgggtgctctggtttcctcccacagtttaTGTCATACATTtgaatataacaataataatcatctaaaaatgaatgaaaataaaataaaatatataaaaatgcattttaagtaATTTAGAGCTGAAGTTGGggtctttaaatgtttgtctctCTTGTTGATAGTACCATGGAAAAAGGAACTGTCCCCAGCTTTTGCCTGATAAAAACAGGCGAGTTGAGTCGAAATGAGCCTGTACCAAATGATCGAAAAGAGGTACTATCAGCATGACTCTGTGACTGGGAAGGTTATTCAGACATTGGACAGTCTACCAGATGGTGCAgattgaaataattaaaaacttaaATGAATTGGCATTTTGCATCAGTTCATGTCCCCATCAGGGTCAACTAGATATTCTACCAATACTTGCTGTACTTTACGTTTAGTCACAATTAGTTCATTTTAGCATGATAACAcactaaactaagatgctaacTTGGTAAGAATTATacctaaatgtaatttaaaaacacaataatctTCTGGTCTTATGCCGACAGAACATCATTTGGGACTTGGGTTCATAACCCTTTTACACAATATTTTGTGTAGTAAAATTATTTGGAGGTCAAGCCAGGGCATAAGACTCTTAACAGGACAACCATCTCATGataacatgatccgtgtcttcacatagatgaatatcattaatgtaataaattattaatgacataattaaaagtaaattgattatttcaaaagttatttcaaaagtgtgtatcaaactggtagcccttcgcattaatcggtacccaagaagttgctttcagtttcaaaaaggcTGGTGACCCCTGACTTATGGTCTAATAATTAATTACTAATAATAAAGTACAAGTTCCAAAAGATCtattttactatatttaaaattgattgtttatagattttattttgtattaagaatctgaatctgaatgaAAGTGATTAAACCTGTGTGCGGAGTGGAGTAACAAGTGCAACTATTCGTTCTGAATTGTAGAAGAGTAAAGATAGgctaacaaaaaaacaacagaaaagtaaAGTCTGATTTTCAGACAGTAACTTTCTCCTCAGCTGTTCTCAGTCAGTGCCACTCACTGTAAATCTTTGTCACTTTtgcttcaaattattttcagttttaagaagcaaagctctctcaacTAAATCACCATGTGATGTGTTTGCTCAGTGGTCCATTTCTTCCTCTGTATAAATCCAAACAGTTTGaatgtttgctctttttctggATCTTTGGTGGAGTACAGCAGCCACGTGAGGAGTTGATGCCTGTGCCATGGCAGGACAACAAGTGGAGGGGTGTCCATGAGTTCTCCATGACTCACTATATGTAACAAAAAAACTTTCTAAGTAATTTATCATAAACAAAGAGATATTAAGGCTCACTGTGCACTGATGGCTTCAGGCTGGAGTTGTTCTTTCTATAATTATATCCCTTAACCAAGAGAGGGCAGCAGATACTTGTAGAACAATCAAATGTTTCTTCCCCATGATCAGATGACATAGCCCTGAAGCATAGCCTACTGTGTAACTGTGAAAGACTAATCACTCTGCAGAATAATCATTCACAATCATTAAAACTTGTTGAACCTGTCGATTGTCTGTGGTATaactaaaatattattacaaTTCTTAGCAATTTTACAGGTGACAAATGTAATGGATAAAACTGATGGATCAGCTGGCAGATTATGTTCAACCCCTGCATGCGTCCTGCCATCAGGGTGAACCAGGCTGATACTGTCATATGGACATGACACCTACTAGAAGAATCTGCATTGGTTTTGTTAACTGCTCGTTTTCAACTTTTGAAGACAATATCTTGTTTATATGTAATTATAAGTTGTTAAAT
Encoded here:
- the LOC137098554 gene encoding ribose-phosphate pyrophosphokinase 1-like → MNDALDCNKMANIKIFSGSSHPDLSQKIADCLGLELGKVVTEKFSNQETRVEIGESVRGEDVYIVQSGCGKINDNLMELLFMINACKIASASRVTAVIPCFPYARQDKKDKSRAPISANLVANMLSVSGVDHIISIDLHSSQIQGFLDIPVDNLYAEPAVLKWIKENIPEWKNCIIVSPDAGGAKRVTSIADRLNVDFALIHKERKKANEVDHMVLVGDVTDRVSILVDDMADTCGTICHAAEKLISAGATKVYAILTHGIFSGSAISRINNACFEAVVVTNTIPQDEKMKDCSKIQVIDISMILAETIRRTHNGESVSYLFSHVPL
- the LOC137098493 gene encoding ribose-phosphate pyrophosphokinase 1-like; translation: MANIKIFSGSSHPDLSQKIADCLDLELGKVVTEKFSNQETRVEIGESVRGEDVYIVQSGCGEINDNLMELLIMIHACKIASASRVTAVIPCFPYARQDKKDKSRAPISAKLVANMLSVSGVDQIITMDLHSSQIQGFFDIPVDNLYAEPAVLKWIKENIPEWKNCIIVSPDAGGAKRVTSIADRLNVDFALIHKERKKANEVDHMVLVGDVTDRVSILVDDIGDTCGTICHAAEKLISAGATKVYAILTHGIFSGSAISRINNACFEAVVVTNTIPQDEKMKDCPKIQVIDISTILAETIRRTHNGESVSYLFSHVPL